Below is a genomic region from Rhodococcus sp. WMMA185.
GATTGCGAACAACATCTGCAGGCGATGATCACCGTCGAGGCTGCGCGATACGGAGAACACGAAATCGGGTTTACCCGCGATGGGTTCACCCGGCAACTGGCCCTATTTGTCGCTCGCGTCCTTCCGAATCTGGGCGAGGTCCTCGCCCCTCTTGCGATAGGTGTAGGCGAGGGCGAGCCCACCCAGGAATAGAACGACCGCGATGATCGCTCCAGCCAGAGAGGCACCTCTGAATCCGGGCGCGTCTACATCCATGATCCGCTCCCCCGCGTGTGCGGCACTGTTGCTGCCGAGCACCACACTCAGCGTCAAGATGTTGGGAATCAGCACCAAGAACCCGACAATCACCAACACGATCTGCATCGGCTTGAAGCGATGTCGCCTCAGCAACCTGAAAGCCCAGTAGAACAGCAGCAACGGAAAGAGCGTGCAGACGAAACCGAATAACAGCCCCCACAAGATTCCGCCCGCAAAGCTCCCGTCAGCCAGACCGCCTACATTCTGAGCCCACGCTCGCGGAAGATACGCAGCGAGGACGAGGTAGGCAACAACCAGAACCGCCAGAAGAATGGCGGCGACAATGGCCCTCTTTGCCCAGGACGGCAGCCTTGACTTCGCCACTGCAGGGGTGGATTCACTGTCTCCAGCCGTCATGATCTTCTCCCTACGTCGGCGACGCTTCTCGATCCAAGCACCTAGGAAAGCTGGATAACCATCTCATTGTTCGACGTCCGCCCGGACAGCTTCGGGCAATTCGGCAGCGATTCTTTCCCATCCACTCAGGTTGTCGCCATATAACGATTGTCTGCAGCAATGCAGAAGACTGCAACCGGATGCTCGAGCGCTTCGGTGCCGACGATACAAAGCAGGAACACCAGTCCGACAGCATATTCGGAACACGCAGGTGCATAACCACATCCGATGCGCTGTGTGCACTTTGCTCCCGACCCCTACGGTGGATCGACCGAAACGGCGGTCGCCCAAGTCGCACACAACTAGCATGCGGTTAATGAGGCAACCCGTTGATCTCATTTTCCCCCCCGTCGAAGACGACCGAGTTCCCTACTACCGCCTGGTGTTACGCGGTTGCTCTCAGCTTTGCTTTCAATCGAACGAACTGACTGCACTATTCTTCTTGGCCGCCGTCCTCGTGGAATCACCCATAGCGGCTGCCTATCTGCTGGTGGCCGCGATCATCGCTCCCGGTGGACGCATGTTGCTGGGCGAACGGGGGGCCGCCCTTGCGGCCGGGTTTGCCGGCCTCAATCCCTGTCTGATCGCACTCGCACTGCCCACATTTCTCCAAACCGATTGGACGAATCTCGGGATGTGGGTCGTGCTGCTCGTTTGCGTCGTGGTCGCGGTCGTTATGGTGCACCTCTTGGTCAGGATTTTGCCGTTTCCCATTCTGGTACTGCCGTTCTTGATCATTCTGTGGACGCTCTTCGCCCTGGCGCCGCATCTCGGCGTTCTCGAGCCGGTCACCTTCGATAGTTCACAGTCGACGGTGTTCACTCCCGTCATCGCTGTGTTGTCCAGCTTGGGCGAAGCAGTTCTTTCTCCAAACATCTGGTCGGGTTCGTTGTTTCTCGTCGGCGTCCTGTTGAGCAACTGGCGGCATGGAGTAGTTGCCTTGGTCGGGGCCATCATCGGCACTGCGGTCTCGTACTACTACCGGGATGTCGACCCGACGAGCGTCGACCTCGGCCTTTATGGATTCAACGCGGTACTGGCAGCAGTCGGCGTCTATGTGCTCTGCGGAAACAAGCTCAGGCTAGCCATTTTGGCTGCTCTCATCGCAACGATCACCATGCCGGCGTTCAACAGCCTCAGCGTGCCGGCGGCGTCAGCGCCGTTCGTGTCTGCGGTGTGGCTCGTGCTCGCTCTCGGCTGGATAGAGCGAAAGTGGTTGTCTCCTGCAGAAGGAGTTGAATCGGCTGCTGAGATCACGAAAACGGGTTCCGACCCTGGCATCGATGGGCAGAATCAAGTAGGAGATCAGAACCCTTGAGCTAGACCGTCGGAAAGCGGCGTCTTACAGGAGTAGCAGCGCCCACCGCTACCTACGCTACGAGGAGCGACCGTGAACTCTCCAGATTTTGTCAGGCCGAGCATTGATGAAGTCCTGCAGAAGGTTCAGAATCGTCCAAAACACATGGACGTGATCCGACAAGCCAATGCCGAGGCCATCAAGCGCATGAAGCAGGCCAATCCCACATTAGTCGGAATCGGAAAGGCCAAAGAGCATATCCCGGAAATGCGTGAAAACCTGATCCTCCATGCAGGCCCTCCAATCACATGGGCCAGAGCTTCCGGCCCTTTGAAGGGTGCAATTATTGGTGGTCTGCTGTTCGAGGGTCTGGCTAAGAACGAAGAAGAAGCGGCTCGGATGGTGATTGACGGGGAAGTGGATTTAGAGCCCTGTCACGACCACAGGGCTGTAGGCCCGATGGCCGGCATCATTACGTCTTCCATGTCTGTTTATATTGTCGAAGACCAATCGTCCGGCCAAAGGGTGTATTCCAATATCAGCGATGATCTGGGCGACTTTCTTGGCAGTTCGGTTCGATTCGGTGTCTTCGAGAAACCTGCGATTGATCACCTTCATTGGATAGAGAGCACACTGGCTCCCCTGCTTGGCCAGGCGATCGAGGAGGCCGGACACATCGATCTGCTCCCTATAATCGGCAGAAGCTTGCTGATGGGAGACGATTGCCATGTCACCATGGACGCTGCAACTCCCCTTTTCTTGAGAACGTTGATGCCTGGCCTGCTCAAAGCATGCGGCGATCGAGAGACACTCACGAAGATCATCAACTTGATCTACAACGATGGTTTATTCGCCCTGAACCCCATTATGGCAACCTGTAAAGCGATCACCCTTGCGGGCAACAATGTGAACCACAGCAGCATTGTGACCGTAATGGCACGCAACGGTACCGAATTCGGCATCAAAGTATCAGGATTGGGTGATCAATGGTTTACCGGGCTCGCGGAAATTGGTCGCGGCCAATTGATGCCGGGACTGTCGCCATCGGATGTCAATCGCGATATGGGCGATAGTGCGATTACCGAGACCCTGGGCCTGGGAGGTACTGCCAGGTCGATATCGGGTTCGCGCCAGGACGCGACAAACATCACATTGCAGCTGTATGGCATCACCGAGGCGGAAAGCGATGCCTTCGAAATTCCTGCGCTGGATGGCCGCGGATCACCCATGGGTTTCGATATCTTGAAGATCGTCGAAAAGAACATTCGACCAGCAGTCAATTCTGGGCTTGCCCACAAGCACATGAATCATCCGTCAGCTGGTGTCGGGTTCCTCCACCCCCCGATGGAGGCGTTCGTTGATGCCGCGATCGGGTTCGGCGACCTGGAAATTTAGAATCGCTCCGGCACTCGAAGCAATCGCAGCAGCAGCAAACCCACGGTCGCAGGCAGTCCGGTGGCCACGAACCGAAAGGCCGGACAAACCCTCCGCGAGTCGGGCGCGCAGATATCTCCAGACTTGCCTACGCTGGGCACTGCGAACACACACAGACTTCGCGCAGAGCGTCGGAAGAGTGGGCACAGTTGGACCCGTCACGGTCGACCCCGGACGACTCGACTGACGACTCGGCTAGGGCAGTTCCGACGGATTTCCCAGGGCTCCGAAAGCGTTTACCAACCTACTTACGGTGCCGTAGGCTGAGCAAAGTCAACGCGGGCTGAAGTCGAATCAAGCTACCTGGAGGCATCTCACATGGCGAGGGATCTGACCCAACTCGAACTGCTCCGCGAGCTTTCTCCCGCAGCAGAAGAGAACGTCAACCGCCACCTCTCCATGGCAAAAGAGTGGCACCCCCACGACTACATCCCGTGGGACGAAGGGCGCAACTTCGCTGAGTTGGGCGGCGTCGACTGGGACCCTGAGCAATCCCGGCTCGACGAGGTCGCCAAGGCCGCGATGATCACCAATCTCCTCACCGAGGACAACTTGCCCTCATACCACCGTGAGATCGCCGAGAACTTTTCGCGTGACGGGGCCTGGGGCACGTGGGTCGGTCGCTGGACCGCCGAGGAAAACCGGCACGGCATCGTGATGCGCGACTACCTAGTCGTGACGCGCGCCGTCGACCCCGTCGAACTCGAACGCTTCCGCATGGAGCACATGACGAACGGGTTCGCATCCCCCTCCGGCGTCGAAGCGGGCTTCCTCCATTCCGTCGCCTACGTCACCTTCCAGGAACTCGCCACCCGGGTCAGCCACCGCAACACCGGCAAGGCCTGCAATGACCCGATCGCCGACAAGATGCTCCAGCGCATCGCCGCGGACGAGAACCTGCACATGATCTTCTACCGAAACATGTGCGGTGCGGCTCTCGACCTCGCGCCCGATCAAGCGCTCGAGGCCATCGACATGGTCGTCGAACACTTCCATATGCCCGGCGCCGGCATGCCGAACTTCCGGCGCAACGGGGTGCTGATGGCCAAGCACGGCATCTACGATCTCCGCCAGCATCTCGAGGAGGTCGTCATGCCCGTCCTCCGCAAGTGGAACGTCTTCGAGCGGGACGACTTCACCGCCCGAGGCGAGGAGATTCGTGAGCGCCTGGGCAAGTTCCTGGAGAACCTCGATGCCCAAGCCACCAGGTTCGAGGAGCAGCGTGACCGCATGCTGGCGCGTGAGGCTGAAAAGCGCGAACAAAGGATCTCGTAGCGCAACCAGCTATCCTGAGCCCGGTACCGGATTCGGTGCCGGGCACATTTTCTTTTCCAGTTTCCAGAGGTTGTCAATGTCATCGCTTCGAATCGGATCACTCGAGCTGCGCAGCCCGGTGGTTCTGGCCCCTATGGCCGGCATCACCAATGTCGCGTTCCGCACGCTGTGTCGTGAGCTCGAGACGGAGCGCGCGGGCAGCACGTCCGGCCTGTACGTCTGCGAGATGGTGACGGCACGTGCGCTTGTCGAGCGTCAGCCCGCAACCCTGCACATGACCACGTTCGGCCCTACGGAAACACCGCGGTCGCTGCAGTTGTACACCGTCGACCCCGACACCACCTATGCGGCGGCCAAGATGATCGTGGATGAAAACATGGCCGATCACATCGACATGAACTTCGGCTGCCCAGTCCCGAAGGTGACGCGAAAGGGTGGGGGCGCAGCACTGCCATATAAGCGCGCCCTGTTCGGTCGGATCGTCGCGGCCGCCGTGAAGGCTACCGAGGGCACCGACATCCCTGTCACCGTGAAGTTCCGCGTCGGAATCGATGCGGAACACCACACCCATCTCGACGCCGGGCGGATTGCCGCCGACGAGGGCGCGGCCGCAATCGCGCTCCACGCGCGCACCGCCGCGCAGCGGTACTCCGGCACGGCCGACTGGAACGAGATCACCCGCCTCAAAGAGCACGTCACCGACGTGCCTGTTCTCGGCAACGGCGACATCTTTGCCGCCGAAGATGCGGCGCGGATGATGGCGCAGACCGGTTGTGACGGTGTCGTAGTAGGCCGCGGCTGCCTCGGACGACCGTGGCTGTTCGCCGAGTTGAGCGCCGCGCTCAACGGCAACCCGATACCTACCCCTCCCACCCTCGGCGAAGTCTCCGCCATCATCCGCCGGCACGCCGAACTTCTTGCCGCCCACCACGGTGAGGACAAGGGCCTCCGAGAGCTTCGTAAGCACGTGTCCTGGTACCTACGCGGCTTCCCCGCAGGGTCCGAACTGCGAGTCGCGATGGCGCTGGTGAGCACCCTGACCGAACTCGACAGTCTCCTCGAGCAACTCGACCCCACCGTCCCGTTCCCCAAGGACGCCGAGGGACCGCGCGGACGTCAGGGATCACCAGGTACCGTCGCGCTGCCCGAGGGCTGGCTCGACGACCCCGAGGACTGTCTGGTCCCTGCTGGCGCCGACATGCTTCATTCCGGCGGCTAGTAGATAAAGAAGATATCTCACACCGCTTCATTTGCGAGGCCTCGAGCTTCACTAAGTATCATGACTGGATCGTCAGGGCCGACGAACGATCGAGTGGGCAAGAAGGGGCAGGTTGAATCGGTGGGTGATGGTCACAGTTCGGAGCCACCGCAGCCCGGATCCCGCGCTCCCTGGGAGCGTCAACTCGCGGACCGGAGCTTTCGAGAAGCTCAGCTCCGGAAGCAACGCCCGGTTCCGCCGCGACAGTCTCCTCCCGAAGGCCACGCCCCAAGCGAGCCTTCCCAGTTCAGACCAACCGAGCCACCCAACCAGGACGGTGGCCGAGTAGCCCGCCGGGCCGCAGGCAAGCTGGGCGGAGTTCCCGTCGCAAATCTGGTGAACAAGGTCTCGGGGGTCGATTCGCGTAGCCCGAACGATCCGGACAAGACCGAGTTCATTCCCGCCGTCAACGACCAACAAATTCCACCGGTCGGAACGTCGGAGCCCGCCTGGCTCTCCGACACCCCCGAGAGCGTCTCCGAGCCTCGAGCGGTCGGAAGTCCCGGAGTCACCCGGGCGGCGTTGAACAGGTCCCGTCGACGAAAACGCCTGCGCAAGGCCGGGCGCGCCATGGTTGCGATGGTGGCAGTGGGCGCGCTGGCTGGAACCGGCACAGTCTGGGGTTATCTCCAGTCGACCATGGGCAAATTCGACCAGATCGCGGCCCTCGACACGGAGTCGACGGACATCGTGGACGCACTCGGGCAGATGGGTGACGAGACTTATCTGATCGTCGGAACCGATACCCGAGCGGGCGCAAGTGGCGAGATCGGCGCCGGAACCGTCGCGGACGCAGAAGGCGCACGGGCCGACGTAGTGATGCTCATCAACATCCCCGCTGACCGAAGCAGGGTGGTCGGGGTGTCGTTTCCCCGTGACCTCGACGTCGAGCGCCCCGTCTGCCAGGGCTGGGACAACGACACCGGCACCTATACGGACGAAACATACCCCTCCGCCTACGGCGACAAATTGAACGCAACCTACGCGCTAGGTGGGCCGAAATGCCTGGTCAAGGTGATTCAGAAGATGTCCGGGCTGAAGATCGGACACTTCGTGGGCATGGACTTCGCCGGCTTCGAGTCGATGGTCGACGAGATCGGCGGCGTGGAGGTATGCACCCCACAACCGCTCGAGGACGGAATCCTCGGCACGGTGCTGCCGGAAGCGGGAACGCATCACTTGGACGGAAAGACCGCACTGGACTTCGTTCGCGCCCGACATGTGGCGGCGGAAGGCAACGGCGACTACGGCCGAATCAATCGCCAGCAGATATTCCTCTCCTCCCTGCTCCGCGGGGCGCTGTCGAGCCAGGTGCTGCTCAACCCCTCTAAGCTCAACGGGTTTATCAACGCGTTCACCAGTGAAACGTTCGTCGAGAACATCGACACCGACTCACTGGTCACGCTGGGCCGCTCACTGCAGAATATGGATGCGGGCGCAGTCACCTTCCTGACAGTGCCCACCGCGGGAACGAACGAGTGGGGAAACGAAATCCCCCGCACCGACGACATCAAGGCCATCTTCAAGGCCATCATCGACGACGACGACCTGCCCGGTGAGAAGCGGGCAGAACCGCTCCCTGAGCTCGCAGCGCAACCGGCACCACAATCCGTCCAGACCGTTGACCCGTCGAGTGTGAGCGTGCAGGTCTCGAACGCCTCGGGCGAGTCGGGGCTCGCAGCGACGGTCGCGGCCTCGCTCGAAGCCGAGGGCTTCGAAATCTACGACGTCGGCAACTACTGGGCGGGCAACACCGACGACACCGTCGTCCGGTTCTCGCCCGAGCACGAAGCCGAAGCAGCCACCCTTGCGTCGTCATTTCCCGGTGCGATCCTTGAATCGGCCAGGGGACTCGGCACGGTCGTCGAGGTCGCACTCGGTTCTGATTTCTCCGGTACCGTGCAGACACCTGTCGCGTCCAACACTCCGGTAAGCGTGGCGGATGTTCGCGTCGGCGAGCCGGAGGAGGTGTACATCCCGACGGACCTCGCAGTGGTCAACGCCGGCGACGTGACCTGCACGTAAGAGCGCAAACGGGACTGATTCACCCCGCGTTCACCGAAAAATCATGACCTGGTTTCTCGCACACCGTAAGGTATGACCCCATGCGAGTGGCGTACACAGAACAGATGACCGAGCTGGCCGATCTGCTCGGCGAGATGGCGGGGCTTGCAGGGGCTGCTATGGAGCGAGCCACCCAGTCGTTGCTGCAGGCCGACCTCGCCCTGGCCGAGCAGGTGATCAGCGAACACGACAAGATCACCGAACTCAGCACAGTCTGCGAGGAACGGGCGTTCGCACTGCTCGCGCTGCAATCACCGGTAGCCGGTGACCTCCGCTCGGTCGTCAGCGGGATCCAAATTGTTGCCGATATCGACCGCATGGGGGCGCTGGCGCTTCATGTCGCCAAGATCGCGCGCCG
It encodes:
- the dusB gene encoding tRNA dihydrouridine synthase DusB: MSSLRIGSLELRSPVVLAPMAGITNVAFRTLCRELETERAGSTSGLYVCEMVTARALVERQPATLHMTTFGPTETPRSLQLYTVDPDTTYAAAKMIVDENMADHIDMNFGCPVPKVTRKGGGAALPYKRALFGRIVAAAVKATEGTDIPVTVKFRVGIDAEHHTHLDAGRIAADEGAAAIALHARTAAQRYSGTADWNEITRLKEHVTDVPVLGNGDIFAAEDAARMMAQTGCDGVVVGRGCLGRPWLFAELSAALNGNPIPTPPTLGEVSAIIRRHAELLAAHHGEDKGLRELRKHVSWYLRGFPAGSELRVAMALVSTLTELDSLLEQLDPTVPFPKDAEGPRGRQGSPGTVALPEGWLDDPEDCLVPAGADMLHSGG
- a CDS encoding acyl-ACP desaturase, encoding MARDLTQLELLRELSPAAEENVNRHLSMAKEWHPHDYIPWDEGRNFAELGGVDWDPEQSRLDEVAKAAMITNLLTEDNLPSYHREIAENFSRDGAWGTWVGRWTAEENRHGIVMRDYLVVTRAVDPVELERFRMEHMTNGFASPSGVEAGFLHSVAYVTFQELATRVSHRNTGKACNDPIADKMLQRIAADENLHMIFYRNMCGAALDLAPDQALEAIDMVVEHFHMPGAGMPNFRRNGVLMAKHGIYDLRQHLEEVVMPVLRKWNVFERDDFTARGEEIRERLGKFLENLDAQATRFEEQRDRMLAREAEKREQRIS
- a CDS encoding LCP family protein, producing MGDGHSSEPPQPGSRAPWERQLADRSFREAQLRKQRPVPPRQSPPEGHAPSEPSQFRPTEPPNQDGGRVARRAAGKLGGVPVANLVNKVSGVDSRSPNDPDKTEFIPAVNDQQIPPVGTSEPAWLSDTPESVSEPRAVGSPGVTRAALNRSRRRKRLRKAGRAMVAMVAVGALAGTGTVWGYLQSTMGKFDQIAALDTESTDIVDALGQMGDETYLIVGTDTRAGASGEIGAGTVADAEGARADVVMLINIPADRSRVVGVSFPRDLDVERPVCQGWDNDTGTYTDETYPSAYGDKLNATYALGGPKCLVKVIQKMSGLKIGHFVGMDFAGFESMVDEIGGVEVCTPQPLEDGILGTVLPEAGTHHLDGKTALDFVRARHVAAEGNGDYGRINRQQIFLSSLLRGALSSQVLLNPSKLNGFINAFTSETFVENIDTDSLVTLGRSLQNMDAGAVTFLTVPTAGTNEWGNEIPRTDDIKAIFKAIIDDDDLPGEKRAEPLPELAAQPAPQSVQTVDPSSVSVQVSNASGESGLAATVAASLEAEGFEIYDVGNYWAGNTDDTVVRFSPEHEAEAATLASSFPGAILESARGLGTVVEVALGSDFSGTVQTPVASNTPVSVADVRVGEPEEVYIPTDLAVVNAGDVTCT
- a CDS encoding DUF1116 domain-containing protein, whose amino-acid sequence is MNSPDFVRPSIDEVLQKVQNRPKHMDVIRQANAEAIKRMKQANPTLVGIGKAKEHIPEMRENLILHAGPPITWARASGPLKGAIIGGLLFEGLAKNEEEAARMVIDGEVDLEPCHDHRAVGPMAGIITSSMSVYIVEDQSSGQRVYSNISDDLGDFLGSSVRFGVFEKPAIDHLHWIESTLAPLLGQAIEEAGHIDLLPIIGRSLLMGDDCHVTMDAATPLFLRTLMPGLLKACGDRETLTKIINLIYNDGLFALNPIMATCKAITLAGNNVNHSSIVTVMARNGTEFGIKVSGLGDQWFTGLAEIGRGQLMPGLSPSDVNRDMGDSAITETLGLGGTARSISGSRQDATNITLQLYGITEAESDAFEIPALDGRGSPMGFDILKIVEKNIRPAVNSGLAHKHMNHPSAGVGFLHPPMEAFVDAAIGFGDLEI
- a CDS encoding urea transporter — protein: MRQPVDLIFPPVEDDRVPYYRLVLRGCSQLCFQSNELTALFFLAAVLVESPIAAAYLLVAAIIAPGGRMLLGERGAALAAGFAGLNPCLIALALPTFLQTDWTNLGMWVVLLVCVVVAVVMVHLLVRILPFPILVLPFLIILWTLFALAPHLGVLEPVTFDSSQSTVFTPVIAVLSSLGEAVLSPNIWSGSLFLVGVLLSNWRHGVVALVGAIIGTAVSYYYRDVDPTSVDLGLYGFNAVLAAVGVYVLCGNKLRLAILAALIATITMPAFNSLSVPAASAPFVSAVWLVLALGWIERKWLSPAEGVESAAEITKTGSDPGIDGQNQVGDQNP